One genomic window of Daphnia pulex isolate KAP4 chromosome 12, ASM2113471v1 includes the following:
- the LOC124209734 gene encoding cadherin-23-like isoform X1 — translation MATVVVVKIIAILLALMAAFVAANQPPRFEVTDESGGEIVLKLKEGAEGTPVGSVIYRIKASDADGDALQFGLQGQVANELLRIQPVGDNEADLQLIKELDRETEEEYSLVLTVTDGKIGAGQAIRQSLLIIVEDVNDNRPVFQPFANTLMLRENAPPAVILTVEATDRDQGVYGQVVYSLEGIEGEEGIDDEETAAGGIPFAITTVGGKGVLRCLVPLDYERRSWYQLRILAKDQASDQGRINTATAGLLVRLIDEDDQGPEFITVPSVTRVAEDAQPGTSVLRVKAIDGDRGVNQRIVYSLDPSSQYFAIDPKEGVVYLIQQLDREDSNVVNGALMLVITATEDSPLRPNVSTEVTILVLDVNDQAPAFRNGGGPYMAEIDENSPANMPVTFVGSESLPEVYDYDQGKNGTFYLSIHCTDDLFDISPGVVVNEAVFSIRVKSHLALDYEELRSTNCTITAKEAVAKQAKTTTAPVLIRIRDVNDHIPQFSRPSYQVQVPENAPVGTVIGSVQATDADSGQLGTEGIRYSLLPGSIADALQIDPLSGAVSIGKGASGLLDREKVSQLIVMVEARDSLGLGNRNTVQFTLELVDVNDNAPVFIQSHFEIYINENELNFPYGFRVEAFDRDLNDSDNSRVRYSIIGGDLQSNFTIHRTTGELSVTHPLDFELLAPSILDAQGLGHVRPINLTVRASDMGIPPLHTDTRVVIFCNDVNDYAPIFARPSYSVAVAEDAAPDSSILQVQALDMDGSAPNNVIAYRIQSGARDKFVIDSTTGVVSVALGATLDPDQTHPRTVRYQLEILALDGGVGSRQLHASVTVMISVADVNNKSPVLVEPGVVRVQENVPVGVVLTQLVATDPDERPIIRYWIDHAASEGRNEKGFLVRDENVTSWFEINTNDGRIRVVRQMDREKAETVRLAIRAEDVAAATTGQTALGTMTIILEDVNDHDPIFVQPFYRRSVAENSKRGAAILTLSADDADLNRSITYSLDGPAELLELVHLNSETGEVVVSGKLDRERFAWMNLTAKASDSGTPKRSSFVPVFIQVLDENDNNPIFGSVPSNFSVRENSPPGTVIGTVQAYDLDIGDFGHVTYLMDRRSSKGRFSVDPETGVIMVTERLDREEQQSYTLILEAWDNYRVGYSAGESRNAFQQVTVQVIDENDETPVFEARSGCVSVTEFHDSRVPLTTIHASDRDDPTTPNGHIVFSIQEGNDGGMFSVTNIDRSSAKLIAAQPLVGHHGNYTLKIRAQDRGLPVPNFAFQDVEICVSDFNDHAPLFVRPEQNNTTFRVFENATVGSVITSVLAVDQDAGLNSQVRYSIRPVGHWKWFEIDSVSGEIKLILPLDREKQKLLQIRIEARDSGIPTWLSTDLDLTIYVRNVNDHQPQFPLDVFQVNITEHDPSPEIIQLPETVDLDEPDELLSTRDPVCFFIVGGNQLGAFSIDPTQHTLRVEKTLDREEQAAHVVVVKASENCNLNPEIIDSFDPADDSLLKVIVNVMDINDNPPTFDKKVFTGGLTTEADFGSEVVRVSATDPDIELNAQLRYYIRKPVQSTLSTRTGQEEQIGANPFVIDRDTGIISLNFDPQRDMKGYFDMEVYVNDSSGFDDTARVLVYLLRQDQRVKFVLRQHPQFLRTRIDQFREALGNITGSIVNVDELKVHSNEDGQLDKTRTDAYLHFVNAKDNSVMEVDFVLRLIDANIESLDQLFKDYNVLDTSAAEPLGDALTSVPQNFSLLWASGTAVFLAMILFLVLGLCVSQRFVLMRKLKAASVTAFGSQSNVNRTSNQVPNTNQHTVEGSNPVWRRELEPEWFKHDDIYSRSGESDGLDSLDVNAILGNAPSTSRNSSDANTASLKSTTTEAFNRSIIQRNANSIRSNKSVGNVTLSEKECEVGEVKEEDCEVTVGKGLYQRNVYHFGYPVFQQDKGSTSSSTTFLSPRKLETTEL, via the exons ATGGcgaccgtcgtcgtcgtaaaGATCATCGCCATTCTTCTGGCCTTGATGGCCGCGTTCGTGGCCGCTAACCAACCCCCGCGTTTTGAGGTGACGGACGAGAGCGGAGGCGAAATTGTACTCAAATTGAAAGAAGGCGCCGAAGGGACGCCGGTCGGAAGCGTCATTTACCGTATCAAAGCCTCCGACGCCGACGGAGACGCCCTACAGTTTGGACTACAGGGTCAGGTGGCTAACGAGCTGCTGCGCATCCAGCCCGTTGGCGATAACGAAGCCGACCTGCAATTAATCAAAGAACTCGACagagaa ACGGAAGAAGAGTATTCTCTGGTACTGACAGTAACAGACGGCAAGATTGGCGCCGGCCAGGCCATCAGACAAAGCCTCTTGATTATAGTTGAG gacgTCAACGACAACCGGCCCGTCTTCCAGCCCTTTGCCAACACGTTGATGCTGAGAGAGAACGCCCCACCCGCTGTCATCTTGACTGTGGAGGCCACCGACCGCGATCAAGGTGTCTACGGACAG GTGGTCTACAGCTTGGAAGGCATCGAGGGTGAAGAGGGGATCGACGATGAGGAAACAGCTGCTGGAGGGATCCCGTTCGCCATCACGACTGTCGGCGGCAAGGGCGTCCTCCGATGTCTGGTGCCGCTGGATTATGAGCGACGATCGTGGTACCAGCTCCGCATCCTGGCCAAGGACCAGGCCAGTGACCAGGGCCGGATCAACACCGCCACGGCTGGTCTGCTCGTCCGGCTTATCGACGAAGACGATCAGGGCCCCGAATTCATTACGGTGCCCTCCGTGACTCGGGTGGCCGAAGATGCCCAGCCGGGCACGTCCGTCTTGCGCGTCAAGGCCATTGATGGAGATCGAGGAGTTAATCAGCGCATCGTCTACTCGCTGGACCCCTCCAGTCAGTATTTCGCCATCGATCCCAAGGAAGGTGTCGTTTATCTGATCCAGCAGCTGGATCGCGAAGATTCCAATGTCGTCAACGGAGCCCTGATGCTGGTCATCACGGCCACCGAAGACTCGCCGCTTAGACCCAACGTGAGCACCGAAGTCACGATCCTGGTCCTAGATGTCAACGACCAGGCCCCGGCATTCCGCAACGGTGGTGGCCCTTACATGGCAGAGATCGACGAGAATTCGCCAGCCAACATGCCCGTCACCTTTGTGGGCTCCGAGTCCCTACCGGAAGTCTACGACTACGATCAG GGGAAGAACGGGACTTTCTACTTGTCTATCCACTGCACCGATGACCTGTTTGACATCAGTCCCGGCGTGGTGGTCAACGAAGCCGTTTTCAGCATCCGGGTCAAGAGCCATCTGGCACTGGACTATGAGGAATTGAGGAGCACCAATTGCACCATCACGGCCAAGGAAGCGGTGGCCAAGCAAGCCAAAACCACCACAGCGCCCGTCTTGATCAGGATCCGTGACGTCAATGATCACATACCCCAATTCAGCCGCCCGTCTTATCAG GTCCAGGTACCGGAGAACGCTCCCGTCGGTACCGTCATCGGCTCCGTTCAAGCCACAGATGCAGATTCCGGCCAACTGGGCACCGAAGGCATCCGCTACAGTCTGCTGCCCGGCTCAATTGCTGACGCTCTACAGATAGATCCGTTGAGCGGTGCGGTTTCCATCGGCAAAGGCGCTTCCGGCCTCCTGGATCGAGAGAAAGTCAGCCAACTGATTGTGATGGTCGAAGCCAGAGACTCTCTCGGCTTGGGAAATCG GAATACGGTGCAGTTTACTTTGGAACTAGTTGACGTCAACGACAACGCCCCCGTTTTCATCCAGAGCCACTTTGAGATCTACATCAATGAGAACGAACTGAATTTCCCTTACGGATTCAGAGTGGAGGCCTTCGACCGCGATCTCAATG atTCAGACAATAGCCGCGTTCGGTATTCCATAATCGGCGGGGACCTTCAGTCTAATTTCACAATTCATCGCACCACTGGGGAGTTGAGCGTTACACATCCGCTGGACTTTGAATTGCTGGCGCCTTCAATACT AGATGCGCAAGGGTTGGGCCATGTTCGCCCGATCAATTTGACAGTCCGGGCGTCGGACATGGGCATCCCGCCGTTGCACACGGACACTCGTGTTGTAATTTTTTGCAACGACGTCAACGACTATGCCCCGATATTCGCTAGGCCGTCTTACTCGGTCGCCGTGGCGGAAGATGCAGCCCCAGATTCGTCGATCCTGCAGGTTCAAGCTTTGGATATGGACGGATCGGCCCCCAACAATGTCATCGCTTATCGGATCCAGAGTGGCGCCCGCGACAAGTTCGTCATAGATTCAACGACCGGAGTTGTGAGCGTTGCTCTCGGGGCCACTCTCGATCCGGACCAGACTCATCCGCGAACCGTTCGCTACCAGCTAGAAATTCTGGCGCTGGATGGAGGCGTCGGCAGCCGCCAATTACACGCTTCCGTTACAGTGATGATTTCAGTCGCCGATGTAAATAACAAGTCTCCTGTCTTGGTAGAGCCGGGTGTTGTTCGCGTTCAAGAAAATGTCCCAGTGGGCGTTGTTTTAACCCAACTCGTTGCTACTGATCCAGACGAGAGACCCATTATTCGTTACTGGATTGATCATGCAG CGAGTGAAGGGCGTAACGAGAAGGGATTCCTAGTCCGCGACGAAAACGTTACATCATGGTTTGAAATAAACACCAACGATGGCCGCATTCGTGTCGTCCGCCAGATGGATCGCGAAAAGGCTGAGACTGTCCGTTTGGCCATTCGAGCCGAGGATGTCGCTGCAGCCACAACCGGTCAAACTGCATTAG GAACCATGACAATAATTTTGGAAGATGTCAACGATCACGACCCGATTTTCGTCCAACCGTTTTATCGCCGTTCTGTTGCTGAGAACAGCAAACGTGGGGCAGCCATCTTAACTCTATCAGCTGACGATGCTGACCTTAATCGTTCCATTACTTACTCCCTTGATG GCCCGGCTGAGTTGTTGGAACTCGTTCATTTGAATTCCGAAACGGGGGAGGTGGTTGTGTCGGGAAAACTTGACCGTGAGCGCTTTGCCTGGATGAATCTCACAGCCAAAGCTTCCGACTCCGGAACGCCTAAACGATCAAGTTTCGTACCTGTTTTTATCCAG GTTttggatgaaaacgacaatAATCCAATATTTGGTAGCGTACCAAGTAACTTTTCAGTACGAGAAAACTCTCCGCCTG GCACTGTGATTGGAACTGTACAGGCTTACGATCTAGACATTGGAGATTTCGGTCACGTCACTTATTTGATGGATCGTCGTTCGTCTAAA gGCCGATTCTCCGTGGATCCGGAAACGGGTGTAATCATGGTGACGGAACGACTCGACCGAGAAGAGCAACAGAGTTACACGCTGATCTTGGAAGCGTGGGACAATTATCGCGTCGGCTATTCTGCCGGTGAAAGCCGGAATGCCTTCCAGCAAGTGAC CGTGCAAGTAATAGATGAAAATGACGAAACGCCCGTTTTCGAGGCCCGTTCCGGTTGTGTGAGCGTTACCGAGTTCCACGATTCCCGTGTTCCCTTAACCACCATTCACGCTAGCGATCGTGACGATCCAACCACTCCAAACGGTCATATTGTCTTCTCTATTCAAGAAGGCAATGACGGAGGCATGTTTAGTGTCACCAACATCGACCGCAGCAGCGCCAAGTTAATTGCTGCTCAACCGTTGGTCGGACACCACGGCAATTACACGTTGAAGATAAGAGCTCAAGATAGAGGCCTTCCCGTGCCCAACTTTGCCTTCCAGGACGTGGAGATCTGTGTGAGCGATTTCAACGATCATGCTCCATTGTTTGTCAGGCCCGAACAAAACAATACGACGTTTCGTGTCTTTGAGAATGCCACAGTCGGCTCGGTCATCACTTCTGTTTTGGCCGTTGATCAGGATGCCGGATTGAACAGTCAAGTTCGCTATTCAATAAGACCCGTCGGCCACTGGAAATGGTTTGAAATAGACAGCGTTTCCGGTGAAATAAAGTTGATCCTGCCCTTAGATCGGGAAAAGCAAAAACTTCTTCAA ataaGAATTGAGGCGAGAGATTCCGGAATTCCCACTTGGCTCTCAACCGACTTGGACCTTACCATTTACGTTCGCAATGTTAACGATCATCAGCCACAATTTCCGTTGGATGTCTTCCAAGTCAACATAACTG AACACGATCCATCTCCTGAGATCATCCAATTGCCGGAAACGGTCGATTTAGATGAGCCGGATGAGCTGCTTAGTACTCGAGATCCCGTTTGTTTCTTCATCGTTGGAGGCAATCAGCTTGGCGCTTTCAGCATTGACCCAACTCAACACACTTTAAGG GTTGAGAAAACATTGGATCGTGAGGAGCAAGCCgcacatgttgttgttgttaaagcCAGTGAAAACTGCAACCTTAATCCGGAAATTATTGATTCTTTTGACCCTGCCGATGATTCACTACTTAAAGTCATTGTCAATGTAATGGACATCAATGACAATCCTCCTACCTTCGACAAGA AGGTATTTACAGGAGGTTTGACAACCGAAGCTGATTTCGGCTCTGAAGTCGTACGAGTTTCTGCGACTGACCCAGATATCGAACTGAACGCCCAACTAAGATATTACATACGTAAACCTGTACAGTCGACGCTTTCGACTCGAACTGGTCAAGAAGAACAAATTGGGGCCAATCCTTTTGTCATCGATCGTGATACTGGAATCATTTCGCTTAACTTTGATCCCCAGAGAGACATGAAGGGATATTTTGATATGgag GTTTACGTCAATGATTCTAGTGGCTTTGACGACACTGCTCGAGTATTAGTCTATCTTTTACGTCAGGATCAGCGCGTCAAATTTGTGCTGAGGCAACATCCTCAATTTCTGAGAACACGCATCGATCAATTCAGAGA AGCATTGGGCAATATTACTGGATCGATTGTAAATGTGGATGAATTAAAAGTGCACTCCAATGAAGATGGGCAACTAGACAAAACCCGGACGGATGCTTATTTGCACTTTGTCAATGCCAAGGATAATTCAGTTATGGAAGTTGACTTTGTTTTGCGATTAATTGATGCTAACATCGAATCGTTAGATCAACTCTTTAAG gATTACAATGTACTTGATACGTCTGCAGCTGAACCGCTTGGAGACGCGCTAACAAGCGTCCCTCAAAATTTTTCCTTACTTTGGGCTAGCGGTACCGCTGTTTTCCTTGCTATGATCCTATTCCTGGTCCTGGGACTATGTGTTTCTCAGCGATTTGTGTTAATGCGAAAATTGAAAGCCGCATCCGTGACGGCTTTTGGATCACAATCGAACGTCAATCGAACTAGTAACCAAGTACCTAACACTAACCAGCACACTGTAGAAGGTTCCAATCCCGTTTGGAGGCGTGAGCTAGAACCAGAATGGTTCAAGCACGATGATATCTACAG TAGATCCGGTGAGAGTGATGGTCTTGATTCATTGGACGTTAATGCAATCTTGGGAAACGCGCCTTCGACATCAAGAAACTCAAGTGATGCGAACACGGCTAGCCTTAAATCTACCACCACTGAAGCTTTCAACAG GAGTATCATCCAACGGAATGCCAACTCCATCCGATCTAATAAATCTGTAGGTAATGTTACACTAAGCGAGAAGGAATGCGAAGTCGGCGAGGTCAAGGAAGAAGACTGCGAAGTTACCGTCGGCAAAGGTTTATACCAGAGAAATGTCTATCATTTTGGCTACCCCGTTTTTCAACAAGACAAGGGTAGCACAAGCAGTAGCACCACATTCCTCTCACCTAGAAAACTCGAAACCACTGAGTTATAG